In the Campylobacter sp. MIT 12-8780 genome, one interval contains:
- the gmk gene encoding guanylate kinase, with protein sequence MQGGYILLISGPSGAGKSTLLTHLMSEFKDELYFSISCTTRKPRDGEIDGVHYHFVSEADFQKGIDEGAFLEWAKVHNNFYGTSLKHTQKALAEGRVVIFDIDVQGFCIVKEKLKDELSSVFITTKTKNELEKRLINRKTDTIDTIKKRLIVAENEMNFIAQYDFLIINEDLEQSYKELKAVFKACKKRVQSKAVAEIQTQWYKGE encoded by the coding sequence GTGCAAGGTGGTTATATACTTTTGATCTCTGGACCAAGCGGGGCAGGTAAATCCACGCTTTTAACTCATTTGATGAGCGAATTTAAAGATGAGCTTTATTTTTCTATCTCTTGCACCACAAGAAAACCTCGAGATGGCGAGATAGATGGGGTTCATTATCATTTTGTAAGTGAGGCAGATTTTCAAAAAGGTATAGATGAGGGAGCCTTTTTAGAATGGGCTAAGGTGCATAATAACTTTTATGGCACCTCTTTAAAGCACACTCAAAAAGCCCTTGCTGAGGGTAGAGTGGTGATTTTTGACATCGATGTGCAAGGTTTTTGCATAGTCAAAGAAAAACTTAAAGATGAATTAAGCTCAGTTTTTATCACAACAAAGACAAAAAATGAACTTGAAAAAAGACTTATTAATCGAAAAACTGATACAATAGACACGATCAAAAAACGTCTCATTGTAGCTGAAAATGAGATGAATTTCATCGCTCAATATGATTTTTTAATCATCAATGAGGACTTAGAACAAAGTTATAAAGAGCTTAAAGCTGTCTTTAAAGCGTGCAAAAAACGCGTGCAAAGTAAGGCTGTAGCTGAAATTCAAACTCAATGGTATAAAGGAGAATAA
- a CDS encoding twin-arginine translocase TatA/TatE family subunit, with translation MGLSSIGPGQWLIILLIIVLLFGAKKIPELAKGLGKGIKTFKSEMSNDEDEANKNSAKLEEKPDAKVFTSDEGIKSDEQKKA, from the coding sequence ATGGGTTTAAGTTCTATAGGACCGGGACAATGGCTGATTATCTTACTTATCATCGTGCTTTTATTTGGGGCAAAAAAAATTCCAGAGCTTGCAAAAGGCTTAGGTAAAGGCATAAAAACCTTTAAAAGCGAGATGAGTAATGATGAAGATGAGGCAAATAAAAATTCTGCAAAGCTTGAAGAAAAGCCAGATGCAAAGGTTTTTACAAGCGATGAGGGCATAAAAAGCGACGAGCAAAAGAAAGCTTAA
- the argS gene encoding arginine--tRNA ligase, whose protein sequence is MKTRVYECVKQGLEQDFVLESPKDKNLAHFATPLAFSLAKELRKNPKLIAEELAHKFKDETLFEKVEAVNGYVNFKLSREFLNDEATKALSKSEDFAKGSVKKQSFLLEYVSANPTGPLHIGHARGAVFGDTLARVARHLGFKFDTEYYINDAGNQIELLGLSVLLAVRENELKQNVVYPDQYYKGEYIKELAKEALAEFGADFFEEKNISKIASWAKDKMLIEIKATLATARIKIDHFISELSLYKELNATLEALKANHASYEKEGKIWLKSSQKGDEKDRVIVREDGRGTYLAADIVYHKDKLSRGYDKCINIWGADHHGYIARMKAAMSFLGFDENKLEVILAQMVSLLKDGEPYKMSKRAGNFILMQEVLDEIGADALRFIFLSKKCDTHLEFDINELKKQDSSNPVFYINYAHARIHQVFAKSGKSVEQVINADLSKLNDEALNLLFESLNLHAILCDAFENRALQKIADYLKSLAASFHKFYNENKVLGTDNEDALLKLFAVVALSIKTALKLMGIEAKDKMNADELK, encoded by the coding sequence TTGAAAACAAGAGTGTATGAGTGCGTAAAGCAAGGCTTAGAGCAAGACTTTGTGCTTGAAAGCCCAAAGGATAAAAACCTTGCTCATTTTGCAACCCCACTTGCCTTTTCTTTGGCTAAGGAGTTAAGAAAAAATCCTAAGCTTATCGCTGAGGAATTAGCTCATAAATTTAAAGATGAAACACTTTTTGAAAAGGTTGAGGCTGTTAATGGCTATGTGAATTTTAAGCTTTCGCGTGAGTTCTTAAACGATGAAGCCACAAAGGCTTTAAGCAAGAGTGAGGATTTTGCAAAAGGAAGTGTTAAAAAGCAAAGTTTTTTGCTTGAATATGTGAGTGCAAATCCTACAGGACCGCTTCACATAGGACATGCTAGAGGGGCTGTTTTTGGCGATACTTTAGCTAGGGTAGCAAGGCATTTGGGTTTTAAATTTGACACTGAATATTATATCAATGATGCAGGTAATCAAATCGAGCTTCTAGGACTTTCAGTGCTTTTGGCTGTGCGTGAAAATGAGCTTAAACAAAACGTTGTTTATCCTGATCAGTATTATAAGGGCGAGTATATCAAAGAGCTTGCTAAGGAAGCTTTGGCTGAGTTTGGGGCGGATTTTTTTGAAGAAAAAAATATCTCTAAAATCGCTTCTTGGGCAAAGGATAAAATGCTTATTGAGATCAAAGCAACTTTAGCCACAGCGCGTATAAAAATCGATCATTTCATCAGTGAATTAAGCTTGTATAAAGAGCTTAACGCTACACTTGAGGCTTTAAAAGCAAATCATGCTAGCTATGAAAAAGAGGGCAAAATTTGGCTTAAGTCAAGTCAAAAAGGCGATGAAAAAGACCGCGTCATCGTGCGAGAAGATGGGCGAGGAACTTACCTTGCTGCTGATATAGTCTATCATAAAGATAAACTAAGCAGAGGCTATGATAAGTGTATCAATATCTGGGGAGCTGATCATCACGGCTACATAGCTAGGATGAAAGCAGCGATGAGTTTTCTTGGTTTTGATGAGAATAAACTTGAAGTGATTTTAGCGCAAATGGTTTCCTTACTTAAAGATGGCGAGCCTTATAAGATGAGTAAGAGGGCTGGAAATTTCATACTTATGCAAGAAGTGCTTGATGAGATAGGAGCTGATGCCTTGCGTTTTATCTTTTTAAGTAAAAAATGCGATACACATCTTGAGTTTGACATTAATGAACTTAAAAAGCAAGATAGCTCAAATCCGGTTTTTTATATCAACTACGCACACGCGCGCATTCATCAAGTATTTGCAAAGTCTGGCAAGAGTGTAGAGCAAGTTATCAACGCTGATCTAAGTAAGCTCAATGATGAGGCTTTAAATTTGCTTTTTGAAAGCTTAAATTTACATGCTATTTTATGCGATGCTTTTGAAAATAGAGCTTTGCAAAAGATAGCAGACTATCTAAAAAGCCTAGCAGCAAGCTTTCATAAATTCTACAATGAAAACAAAGTGCTAGGCACAGATAATGAAGACGCCCTACTAAAACTCTTTGCAGTAGTGGCTCTAAGCATAAAAACAGCCCTAAAGCTTATGGGTATAGAAGCAAAAGATAAGATGAATGCTGATGAGCTGAAGTAG